One Vanacampus margaritifer isolate UIUO_Vmar chromosome 20, RoL_Vmar_1.0, whole genome shotgun sequence DNA window includes the following coding sequences:
- the bhlhe22 gene encoding class E basic helix-loop-helix protein 22 — translation MDRRINLSGDIFHKTLSAVSGKKMHDPYRLGTELLPAARERQSSPGMGCFDRGDADPMQPGGLAGMRAAALGLPTGSLCVKYGENATASAAAAAAAAAAAESSGGEQSPDDDSDGRSCDMLLLAERKGKAEGGKKSKEQKTLRLNINARERRRMHDLNDALDELRGVIPYAHSPSVRKLSKIATLLLAKNYILMQAQALEEMRRLVAYLNQGQAISAAAIPATTALAAPPPGLGAYEPGPPPPPPPPPPGYPAFPSSAAGVSVSSCPDKCALFSSAASSLCKQCTDKP, via the coding sequence ATGGACCGGAGGATCAACTTGAGCGGCGACATCTTCCACAAAACTCTGAGCGCCGTGTCCGGCAAGAAGATGCACGACCCGTACCGGCTCGGCACGGAGCTGCTGCCGGCAGCCCGCGAGCGCCAGTCGTCGCCGGGCATGGGCTGCTTCGACCGGGGCGACGCGGACCCCATGCAGCCCGGGGGACTGGCCGGAATGCGGGCGGCGGCTTTGGGGTTGCCCACCGGCTCGCTGTGCGTCAAGTACGGCGAGAACGCGACGGCgtccgcggcggcggcggcggcagctgcggcggcggcggagagCAGCGGCGGCGAGCAGAGCCCGGACGACGACAGCGACGGGCGCTCGTGCGACATGTTGCTGCTGGCCGAGCGCAAAGGCAAAGCGGAGGGCGGCAAGAAGAGCAAAGAGCAGAAGACGCTGCGGCTCAACATCAACGCGCGGGAGCGGAGGCGCATGCACGACCTGAACGACGCGCTGGACGAGCTCCGCGGCGTCATCCCGTACGCGCACAGCCCGTCGGTGCGGAAACTCTCCAAGATCGCCACGCTGCTGCTGGCTAAGAACTACATCCTCATGCAGGCGCAGGCGCTGGAGGAGATGCGCCGGCTGGTGGCCTACCTCAACCAGGGCCAGGCCATCTCGGCCGCGGCCATCCCGGCCACCACCGCGCTGGCCGCGCCGCCGCCCGGCTTGGGCGCGTACGAGCCGGGgccgcccccgccgccgccgccgcctcccccCGGCTACCCCGCCTTCCCCTCCAGCGCCGCGGGGGTGTCCGTGTCCTCGTGCCCCGACAAGTGCGCCCTGTTCAGCAGCGCCGCGTCCAGCCTGTGCAAACAGTGCACTGACAAGCCTTAA